TGAGATTAACCATTACAATTGCTATAAGAACGAACGGTTTGGTTAAGACAAGAAGACTATTTTTAAAGCGTATCTGTATTTAAAATTTATGATAAAGGATACAAGAGGAATATTATATTCCGATAATCGAGTTGGACCATTAATAGTAGGCTTCCAACCTACCAAACCTTACCTGCAACACACACTATGACAAGATAAGCCTAAGAAAACACTGTCAGCCCGATTTCTCAGAGCCCAATAAAAGCCTGCATTAGCCCTTCCCGGCCATTTCtgcttttatataaataataaataaacaaaaaaaggtTAGTATTACAGAATAAAGATACTTGtttaaaatttgtttttttatataaaattaattatccctCTTGCCCTCCTCCCTCCAGAATTAATCCAACATCAGAAAGGGACAATGAGAGAACAAAAATGGGCGGGGAAATACCCTCCTCATAACTGCCATTTGAATTTTAACTCACTCAACGGCTATATAAGAAAATCAAAGCGGGAGAAGAAGAATAATAAATACTAACAACCTTTTGAAACATTAGCACTTCACCCAACGATACACAATTCCCTTTTCAACATTTCCCCAACTACTTCAGGTCTCTCTACCAAACAATATTTATCTAACAAGTGTTCTTTCTCTATTTCCCAATGCACAATCTTTCTACCGCTGCTTCTTTGATGACTTACTGTACTCCACAACATCAttgtcttcatcttcttcttcatcatccttCTCATCTAAATCTTCCTCCGCCTCATCCCTTTTCCTCTTATGTTGAGATGATGAAGTGGACGGTATCACCTCTACTTCCTCatcatcttcaacttcttcctcctcttcttcaattCCTAGCTCTCCATCACTACCTCCAGCATCATGTACTTCAGCTTGACCCACTGGCTGTACCAAGTACCCTGCACCTGAGTCTTCATCCTGCCATTCCAGTTGCAGAAAATCACGCTTAAATCAGTGCAtcaataaagtaaataaataacacctcataaataataaaattttcagTGTgattataattatcaaatttcaaaatcacACAGCACAACAATTAACGTCTaataaacctcaaaataaaCAAAGTAGCAAAGAACAATCAAGCAAAGTCATAGTATAGTTAGTTAATCATGTTCCTCAGTCATGAGACAAAGCATACATACTTATAATGCCTTCAATATtaaacgcaaaaaaaaactcacaagtAAACAGtagatgataaaaaaaactggAACCAAGAATATTTCCTTTAGTCAATCAGGAGGGAGCATAACTACATGAACATAAACTCCATAAGCATAATCTCAGCTTAGAATCAAACTACAAGGAATTGCACCTCAACAATTCAATAAGCAAGAAATATGCATGCAAAGCATAAATCTAAAACAAAAGGTATAATATTAATCAtacaaaattaaatacaaaattaatcATAAATCTAAAACAAAAGGTATAATATTAATCATACAAAATTAAATACATCAGGAAGAACTAGCATAAgaaattgtgatttttttttattttttattttgtcaatTTCAGATCTTTCTCGCCTTCAAAATTCTCCCTTTGAAATCCATACACTGATTAGATCTAAACTAATAATCTATTAAGGTTAtaactacaaaaaaaataaatcactTCAATGGATTAACTATTCTACACATTTAACGCCCATGGCAATTTTAGCATAGAAACTTAATTCAGAAAAACTTGCAATATTgaatgtgtcagagattaaaAGTAAAGACTTTTGACACTTTAGATACTGGAACATCTAAGAAACAGATCATAACAACTAAACCCAAGTCCTCTTATTCCTGCAAAATGcacataaaaacacaaaaaaagcAGGTATATGTAAAGTTAGTATCAGTTAAAACTGAGATATCAATAAAATCAGACACAACAATAAGTAATGGGAGGCTGCAACTGTGAATACTGGTATGACAATAAAAACAACACACCAGAAAATAGCGCAACTATATACCATAAATGGATCATATAAATCCAAGTGTATCTCACCTCCTCCCcgtcttcttcatcctcaaatTCTCCATCATCATCAACACCCTGTTCTTCTTCTCCAGTCTCTCCATTATCATCGTCTTCTACATCATCTTCTCCATGCTCATGAGCATCAATCTCTCCTTCTGTACTTGTTAACCTGCCTGTACTCTCAGGCTCTGCAAAATCGCCCTCATCATTATCTACCTCTTCTAGCTCATCATCCTCGTCATCTTCGTCTTCTTCATCGTCATCATCCTCATCTTCAACCCCATCCACTTCATCATCACTATCATCGATCTCATGCACCTCTACCACATCATCTTCATCACCCTCTTCCTCATCAATCTCTTCTCCAGATTCATTTTCATATTCATCATCACCCTCCTCATCATCTCCATCATCTCTGTCCTCCACAGCTGCTACTCTAAACCCATTTTGGTTGGGTCCATCAATCCGCCTAACAGTCTCAGTTTCCTCCTCATCAGCATCGCTCTCCTCATCCCcatccacatcaacaatccCTTCAGCTCCTTCACTATGTCCATTATTCAACCTGTAAGGCCTTTCCTCTCCATCAATCTCTCCACTGCCAGGATCGTCTTCATCATCGTCTTCTTCATCctcttcatcatcagattcagGTCTCTCATTCTCCTCGGCATCCATTTTATCCAAATACTTCAACGATTTGATCAAACCAAAAACCCTAGACCGATAATCCTTCACTCTAGTGACAGGACACTCGTACAGATCAAGAGAAATTAGTTTTAACTCAGCCAGAGGGGCAAGATCTTCGAGATTTGGGATGCGATTGTTGGACAAGTCGAGGTCCCTAAGCGAGTCAAGGCCAGCCTCAACGAGGAACTCAAGACCGCCAGCGATGCGATTATCAGAGAGAATAAGTTTCTGAAGATTTCTGAGTCGAGGAAAGTGCTCAAGCGACGAAACTCCAATATTTGCGATGGAAAGATGCTGAAGATTCTCGAACTTCTGCAAAAGGCTGGGTGGAGGCAGCCGTCCTTGAACGCACTTCACCGCCCCGTCCAGGGTTAGTGTTCGTGCAGCAGCGTGGTCCGTTTGCCCGTCCAAAGCTAACTCCACTGCCCGCTCCCAGATCTCATCCATCAAATACAAAACCGCCTCtctcttatatatatacacgAGATGAAATCCCTGTTCTTACCACCAAGGAAAATATATCACTCTCTTTCAACAGATTCAGAACATAGATATGATAAAAATCCAAATCAGAAAGTAAAATCCATGTCCAAGCCTGCAATAAAGCTAACTGTAGccctaaaaactaaaattagggATCCCAAAACCAGAATCAATAGCTATCTGTTAGAACCGTTTAAAACCCTAATTCCTGTATCGATGTACGGTCTCTCCctttccctctctctctctccctctcaaGTTGCAATTTAGCTTCGAAGAAGgggaaaaaaataacaaataaaaataataaatatacaaaaaaaaatgccgACTTATTTATGTGCGGGCGTTTGTATTGTGTAGCCGAGATCAGATTCGAGTATGGCTCGAGGTTTTTGGAACTCGGCTACGATTCGGTCAGGAGGCTGGATGGAGCTGGTTAATTATTGGAGCTATTTTGACTGTTGGATGTAGTGGCACGGATTGATGACATGGAAAAATAGACGGTAGAGATGAAAGGTTTGTGTGTTTGTTTTAGAGAAGTATGCAGGTTGAGTTGTGCTTTGCCTTGCCCTGTTTGACACGTCGCCTTCGCTGCTGCATATATCGAGGTTACAGAGAAGAAACCCTGATTGTTTTGATATATTACTCAACTGCCactagtatttattttttttgaatctaATATGTGCGTTACTTGATCTTACAAGGAAAATGTTGCGATCTTTTTGAGAAATAAAGACAAACGTCGACAACTAATCAAGACAGTgaacaaaaaaggaaaaatatccGAAATGATAGGAAAAATATCAAAATGACAGAAagcaaatatttatatattatcaaACTTTCAATACAATTGAACCTTTACAGAATATGTTTAAATACCATTCAACCCTTATAGAATAGGTCAGAAATTACAATGaaaatcaaatataaaattacaattaaattatactatcaaaattaattttaaatattttcatatatattataaataaaaaatgatattataCTTGTatgcacacaaaaaaaaatgatattatactttaaattaaaaaaattaggttttaaatttataaatcttaaaaaatatataattcataaactttagttcaatataattagataatttaaaaaaaaaatctatataaattttttaataataaaatgataaattacatacgtggtataCAATTTTTACCTGTTTTCACACTTTGATATACAAACTTtaagtgacctcccactaaagtgtacagccggtaattataaccggtcaacccaaagtcaacgtgccacatcatcattttcaTCCTACTCATTATAAAAAGTGAGACTCACTccttatgaaattataaaaatacattttacctttatataattactaaaatatcaTTGTCTTCTTCCATTTTCCAATTTTTCTCCAtctttctctttccctttctctctctaaatcttctctctctaactcatctctctaagtctctctctcctctctctaactcctctgtCATCACTTACCCTTTCTCCTTCGTCATcaatatgtaatttacccatgtaAACGAAATGAAGATGATGTCTACACAGATGCACAAATTGGAAAAAACGATTTTATTGTGTCGGCTATTAACGTCTCAAACCTAGCTAATTTGATTGAAAGCGCAAGATTGATGAAAAAAAGGCCCAAATTGGGAAGGGAAAGACGATTACTAGTAGAGATTGCACTTGAATCGACTGCATGGATTGGTATCTATATAGCAGTGGCATCTCTGGTTTGTGCAATTGTGATGGCTAAAGATCTCATCCATGGCTTCCGTTGCAGAAAGTTCTAGTTCCCTAACAAGTTC
The DNA window shown above is from Euphorbia lathyris chromosome 1, ddEupLath1.1, whole genome shotgun sequence and carries:
- the LOC136205218 gene encoding acidic leucine-rich nuclear phosphoprotein 32-related protein, with protein sequence MDEIWERAVELALDGQTDHAAARTLTLDGAVKCVQGRLPPPSLLQKFENLQHLSIANIGVSSLEHFPRLRNLQKLILSDNRIAGGLEFLVEAGLDSLRDLDLSNNRIPNLEDLAPLAELKLISLDLYECPVTRVKDYRSRVFGLIKSLKYLDKMDAEENERPESDDEEDEEDDDEDDPGSGEIDGEERPYRLNNGHSEGAEGIVDVDGDEESDADEEETETVRRIDGPNQNGFRVAAVEDRDDGDDEEGDDEYENESGEEIDEEEGDEDDVVEVHEIDDSDDEVDGVEDEDDDDEEDEDDEDDELEEVDNDEGDFAEPESTGRLTSTEGEIDAHEHGEDDVEDDDNGETGEEEQGVDDDGEFEDEEDGEEDEDSGAGYLVQPVGQAEVHDAGGSDGELGIEEEEEEVEDDEEVEVIPSTSSSQHKRKRDEAEEDLDEKDDEEEDEDNDVVEYSKSSKKQR